In Janibacter alkaliphilus, the following proteins share a genomic window:
- a CDS encoding epoxide hydrolase family protein has product MSTTTPTPTSTPTIPQEVLDDLAERLARTRYSENPQAVKGMTTGRLRELVAAWQGADWRSVEAWMDEHGSTTTTTPDGRTLHHLHVPGSDADAVPVVLLHGWPDSPLLYRRIMPAIIAAGHPVVVPSAAGFGWSQQPDGELSAGLVAEDMHALMRSLGYPRYVVHGTDWGASVGTALAEAHPEAVAGLHLLQPPVDRVFSMGRDDLTEAETAFFVDADAWAENAAYISAHSLQGDTLAAALEDSPAGLLAWIGEKYDAWSGPDIQDEDIIDAVAMLWLTGTFRSSIRLYSEPEATWLSEEDDETGGADESAGWGEQGDGDSDTGDEDWGGWAPARIEVPTAIALFPQDLMQPPRELCERFFTVERFTVHDQGGHWAALEAPDDVAGDLLAFAADKG; this is encoded by the coding sequence ATGAGCACCACGACCCCGACCCCGACCAGCACCCCGACCATCCCCCAGGAGGTCCTCGACGACCTCGCCGAGCGCCTCGCCCGGACCCGCTACAGCGAGAACCCGCAAGCGGTGAAGGGGATGACCACCGGCCGCCTCCGTGAGCTCGTCGCGGCCTGGCAGGGCGCCGACTGGCGCTCGGTCGAGGCCTGGATGGACGAGCACGGCTCGACCACGACGACCACCCCGGACGGGCGGACCCTGCACCACCTGCACGTCCCCGGCTCGGACGCCGACGCCGTCCCGGTCGTGCTGCTGCACGGCTGGCCGGACTCGCCGCTGCTCTACCGGCGGATCATGCCCGCGATCATCGCCGCCGGTCACCCGGTCGTGGTCCCCTCGGCCGCCGGCTTCGGCTGGAGCCAGCAGCCCGACGGCGAGCTCAGCGCCGGTCTGGTCGCCGAGGACATGCACGCCCTGATGCGCTCGCTCGGCTACCCCCGCTACGTCGTGCACGGCACCGACTGGGGCGCCAGCGTCGGCACCGCGCTGGCCGAGGCGCACCCCGAGGCGGTCGCCGGGCTGCACCTGCTGCAGCCCCCGGTCGACCGGGTCTTCTCGATGGGCCGCGACGACCTCACCGAGGCCGAGACCGCCTTCTTCGTCGACGCCGACGCCTGGGCCGAGAACGCCGCCTACATCAGCGCGCACAGCCTCCAGGGCGACACCCTCGCCGCCGCCCTGGAGGACTCGCCGGCCGGGCTGCTCGCCTGGATCGGGGAGAAGTACGACGCCTGGTCCGGCCCGGACATCCAGGACGAGGACATCATCGACGCGGTCGCGATGCTGTGGCTCACCGGCACCTTCCGCTCCTCGATCCGCCTCTACTCCGAGCCCGAGGCCACCTGGCTGAGCGAGGAGGACGACGAGACCGGCGGCGCGGACGAGAGCGCCGGCTGGGGCGAGCAGGGTGATGGCGACAGCGACACCGGCGACGAGGACTGGGGCGGATGGGCGCCGGCCAGGATCGAGGTGCCCACCGCGATCGCCCTCTTCCCCCAGGACCTCATGCAGCCGCCGCGCGAGCTGTGCGAGCGCTTCTTCACCGTCGAGCGGTTCACCGTCCACGACCAGGGCGGTCACTGGGCGGCGCTGGAGGCGCCCGACGACGTCGCCGGCGACCTGCTCGCCTTCGCCGCCGACAAGGGCTGA
- a CDS encoding aspartate aminotransferase family protein, with protein MTDEQTRRDDRAHVFHSWSAQAQIDPPVIVEASGSHVTDDTGRRYLDFSSQLVNVNIGHQHPRMIAAIQEQAARLATIAPAAANDKRSQAARMIAERAPGDLSKVFFTNGGAEANENALRMARVHTGRHKILAAYRSYHGATAGAIALTGEPRRWASEPGMPGVVRFWGPYLYRSSFHAETEEQECERALAHLRDTVAAEGPEHVAAIVLETVVGTNGVIPPPDGYLAGVREICDEHGIVMIADEVMAGFGRCGEWFAIDRWGVVPDLISFAKGVNSGYVPLGGVVISPEIAATFDDRPYPGGLTYSGHPLACASAVASMEIFEDEGILEHVRTLGAETIEPALEKIAAKHPSVGEVRGLGVFWAIELVADRQTREPIPAAAVGAVAAACKERGLWPFVAANRVHVVPPCTTTAAEAEEGLAILDEALAAADAHVTA; from the coding sequence ATGACGGACGAGCAGACCCGCCGCGACGACCGCGCCCACGTCTTCCACTCCTGGTCGGCCCAGGCGCAGATCGACCCGCCGGTGATCGTGGAGGCCAGCGGCAGCCACGTCACCGACGACACCGGGCGGCGGTATCTCGACTTCTCCAGCCAGCTGGTGAACGTCAACATCGGGCACCAGCACCCGCGGATGATCGCCGCCATCCAGGAGCAGGCCGCGCGGCTGGCCACCATCGCCCCGGCCGCGGCGAACGACAAGCGCTCGCAGGCCGCCCGGATGATCGCCGAGCGCGCCCCCGGCGACCTGTCCAAGGTCTTCTTCACCAACGGCGGCGCCGAGGCCAACGAGAACGCGCTGCGGATGGCCCGGGTGCACACCGGCCGGCACAAGATCCTCGCCGCCTACCGCAGCTATCACGGGGCCACCGCCGGCGCGATCGCGCTCACCGGCGAGCCCCGCCGCTGGGCCTCCGAGCCGGGGATGCCCGGGGTGGTGCGCTTCTGGGGCCCCTACCTCTACCGCAGCTCCTTCCACGCCGAGACCGAGGAGCAGGAGTGCGAGCGCGCGCTGGCGCACCTGCGCGACACCGTCGCCGCCGAGGGCCCGGAGCACGTCGCCGCGATCGTCCTGGAGACCGTCGTCGGCACCAACGGGGTGATCCCGCCCCCGGACGGCTATCTCGCCGGCGTCCGCGAGATCTGCGACGAGCACGGCATCGTCATGATCGCCGACGAGGTCATGGCCGGCTTCGGCCGGTGCGGCGAGTGGTTCGCCATCGACCGCTGGGGTGTCGTCCCCGACCTCATCTCCTTCGCGAAGGGGGTCAACTCCGGCTACGTGCCCCTGGGCGGGGTGGTGATCTCCCCGGAGATCGCCGCCACCTTCGACGACCGTCCCTACCCCGGCGGGCTCACCTACTCCGGGCACCCGCTGGCCTGCGCCTCCGCGGTCGCCTCGATGGAGATCTTCGAGGACGAGGGCATCCTCGAGCACGTGCGCACCCTCGGCGCGGAGACGATCGAGCCCGCCCTGGAGAAGATCGCCGCCAAGCACCCCAGCGTCGGCGAGGTCCGCGGGCTCGGGGTCTTCTGGGCGATCGAGCTCGTCGCCGACCGGCAGACCCGGGAGCCGATCCCGGCGGCCGCGGTCGGCGCGGTCGCGGCCGCCTGCAAGGAGCGCGGGCTGTGGCCCTTCGTCGCCGCCAACCGGGTGCACGTCGTGCCGCCGTGCACGACCACCGCGGCCGAGGCGGAGGAGGGGCTGGCGATCCTCGACGAGGCGCTGGCCGCGGCCGACGCGCACGTCACCGCCTGA
- a CDS encoding gamma-aminobutyraldehyde dehydrogenase has product MQQYIDGQRTEATSGQSQDLTDPSTGEVIGTVDLASTADVDAAVAAAARAFPQWSRAPHVERAEALTKAAAILDGMAEELAQAESRQGGKPIRLAREFDVPGSIDNVSFFAGAARNLEGRATAEYDGEHTSSIRREPIGVVGSISPWNYPLQMAAWKVLPAIAAGNTIVLKPSELTPLTSVMFAEAFTRAGVPDGVVNIVTGRGDEAGAHLLRHPDVGMVSFTGSTRVGRTVLEAASGTAKRVHLELGGKAPFVVFDDADLEAAIHGAVAGSLINTGQDCTAATRAIVHRSVHDDFVAGVAELFEKVVLGPVADEATDLGSLISFEHRERVAGMVERARGYARIVTGGAAPTDGDLAKGAYYRPTLVAGAPTDSEIVRDEVFGPVLAVVPFDSDDEAIALANDTVYGLAASAWTRDVFRAQRASREIAAGCVWINDHIPIISEMPHGGYKQSGFGKDMSAYSFDDYTQVKHVMSDITGVARKEWHRTIFRTP; this is encoded by the coding sequence ATGCAGCAGTACATCGACGGCCAGCGCACCGAGGCCACCTCCGGCCAGAGCCAGGACCTCACCGACCCCTCGACCGGCGAGGTGATCGGCACCGTCGACCTCGCCTCCACCGCCGACGTGGACGCGGCGGTCGCGGCCGCGGCGAGGGCCTTCCCGCAGTGGTCCCGGGCGCCGCACGTCGAGCGCGCCGAGGCGCTGACCAAGGCCGCGGCGATCCTCGACGGGATGGCCGAGGAGCTCGCCCAGGCGGAGAGCCGTCAGGGCGGCAAGCCGATCCGGCTGGCCCGCGAGTTCGACGTGCCCGGCTCGATCGACAACGTCTCCTTCTTCGCCGGCGCTGCCCGCAACCTCGAGGGGCGGGCCACCGCCGAGTACGACGGTGAGCACACCTCGAGCATCCGCCGCGAGCCGATCGGCGTCGTCGGCTCGATCTCGCCGTGGAACTACCCGCTGCAGATGGCCGCGTGGAAGGTGCTGCCGGCCATCGCCGCCGGCAACACCATCGTCCTCAAGCCCTCCGAGCTGACCCCGCTGACCTCGGTGATGTTCGCCGAGGCCTTCACCCGGGCCGGGGTGCCGGACGGCGTGGTCAACATCGTGACCGGCCGCGGCGACGAGGCCGGCGCGCACCTGCTGCGCCACCCCGACGTCGGCATGGTCTCCTTCACCGGCTCCACCCGGGTCGGTCGCACCGTGCTCGAGGCCGCCTCCGGGACGGCGAAGAGGGTGCATCTCGAGCTGGGCGGCAAGGCCCCCTTCGTCGTCTTCGACGACGCCGACCTCGAAGCGGCGATCCACGGCGCCGTCGCCGGCTCGCTGATCAACACCGGCCAGGACTGCACCGCGGCCACCCGGGCGATCGTGCACCGCTCGGTGCACGACGACTTCGTCGCCGGGGTCGCCGAGCTCTTCGAGAAGGTCGTGCTCGGCCCGGTCGCCGACGAGGCGACCGACCTCGGCTCGCTCATCTCCTTCGAGCACCGGGAACGGGTCGCCGGGATGGTCGAGCGGGCCCGCGGGTATGCCCGGATCGTCACCGGGGGAGCGGCACCCACCGACGGCGATCTGGCGAAGGGGGCCTACTACCGCCCGACGCTGGTGGCCGGCGCCCCGACCGACTCCGAGATCGTCCGCGACGAGGTCTTCGGCCCGGTGCTGGCGGTGGTCCCCTTCGACAGCGACGACGAGGCGATCGCGCTGGCCAACGACACCGTCTACGGGCTGGCCGCCTCGGCGTGGACCCGGGACGTCTTCCGCGCGCAGCGGGCCTCCCGCGAGATCGCCGCGGGGTGCGTGTGGATCAACGACCACATCCCGATCATCAGCGAGATGCCGCACGGCGGGTACAAGCAGTCCGGCTTCGGCAAGGACATGTCCGCCTACTCCTTCGACGACTACACCCAGGTCAAGCACGTGATGAGCGACATCACCGGGGTCGCTCGCAAGGAGTGGCACCGCACGATCTTCCGCACCCCCTGA
- a CDS encoding lysoplasmalogenase encodes MPGSPLRRGALWALTAGAFVADWVAVATSNRPLELVAKPGAMVALGAASIGSGLLQRPWGRAVTTGLAFGLIGDVCLLWGEHEPAFLAGLSSFLVGHLAYVVAFRQMGTHRTWWALGGAAVVAGCAWWSRDALPNLLADGGVAAAAPVAAYMGVIAAMTVSAWATKDPLVAIGSSIFVLSDTVIAVDQFVAPVEHSGLKIMVPYLLGQALVAIGAVRRRAPALP; translated from the coding sequence ATGCCTGGATCTCCTCTGCGTCGCGGCGCGCTGTGGGCGCTGACCGCGGGTGCCTTCGTCGCCGACTGGGTGGCCGTGGCCACGAGCAACCGGCCGCTGGAGCTCGTCGCGAAGCCCGGGGCGATGGTGGCCCTCGGCGCGGCGAGCATCGGCTCCGGGCTGCTGCAGCGCCCGTGGGGCCGTGCGGTGACCACCGGGCTCGCGTTCGGCCTGATCGGTGACGTCTGCCTGCTCTGGGGCGAGCACGAGCCGGCCTTCCTCGCCGGGCTGAGCAGCTTCCTCGTCGGCCACCTCGCCTACGTCGTCGCCTTCCGCCAGATGGGCACCCACCGCACCTGGTGGGCGCTCGGCGGCGCCGCGGTCGTCGCCGGCTGCGCCTGGTGGAGCCGGGACGCCCTGCCGAACCTGCTCGCCGACGGCGGGGTCGCCGCGGCCGCGCCGGTGGCCGCCTACATGGGCGTCATCGCGGCGATGACCGTCAGCGCGTGGGCGACCAAGGATCCGCTGGTCGCGATCGGGTCGAGCATCTTCGTGCTCAGCGACACCGTCATCGCCGTCGACCAGTTCGTCGCCCCGGTGGAGCACTCCGGCCTGAAGATCATGGTCCCCTACCTGCTCGGGCAGGCCCTCGTGGCGATCGGTGCGGTGCGGCGAAGGGCGCCCGCGCTACCCTGA
- the leuS gene encoding leucine--tRNA ligase has product MSETPHRYTAAMADTIETAWQDRWEERGVFRAPNPAGPWADPDAVATKSAGHLLVLDMFPYPSGAGLHVGHPLGYIATDVYSRYHRMLGVNVLHAMGYDAFGLPAEQYAVQTGQHPRVTTEENIVTMRRQLRRLGLGFDERRTFATIDPDYYRWTQWIFLQIYSAWYDEDAVREDGGRGRARPISELVTLFETGERATPDGRAWAELSDAEQAEVLSGYRLAYTHEAPVNWAPGLGTVLANEEVTNEGRSERGNMPVFTKNLRQWMMRITAYADRLAEDLDRVDWPEKVKTMQRNWIGRSEGARVRFAVTGRDSQIEVFTTRPDTIFGTTFMVLAPEHPLVADLVPDAWPESTKGEWTGGAATPREAVDAYVAAAARKTDLERQQEGKDKTGVFTGSFVTNPVTGEQAPVFVADYVLMGYGTGAVMGVPGEDERDWAFAERFDLPVIRTVQPPADHDMTTAWTGPGPIINSSTEEISLDGMEIDEAKAAMTRWLTERGIGEATVTYKLRDWLFSRQRYWGEPFPIVFDEDGVSHAVPESMLPVELPDVPDYSPKTFDPEDDSSEPEPPLGRVQDWVEVELDLGDGPRRYRRETNTMPNWAGSCWYYLRYLDPANAEALVDPANEEYWVGPRPETVAGAPAGAVDPGGVDLYIGGVEHAVLHLLYARFWHKVLHDLGHVTSEEPFRRYFSQGYIQAPAFTDRRGQYVPAAEVEEHLGDDGELSFSWQGQPVQREFGKIGKSLKNMVSPDDMYSQYGADTFRVYEMSLGPLEQSKPWDTRAVVGSQRFLQRVWRNVVDEETGEVTVADVPVPAQVEPVLHRTIAAVREDYATLGFNTAIARLIELNNALTKLDEVPREAAEALVLMLAPVAPHLAEELWSRLGHEQSLATAAFPEADASKLVEDAVTCVIQIKGKVRDRVEVPSDISEADLEALALAREKVQAATADGVRTVIVRAPKLVNVVPV; this is encoded by the coding sequence ATGAGCGAGACCCCGCACCGCTACACCGCGGCGATGGCCGACACGATCGAGACCGCCTGGCAGGACCGCTGGGAGGAGCGCGGCGTCTTCCGCGCGCCCAACCCCGCCGGCCCGTGGGCCGACCCGGACGCGGTCGCCACCAAGAGCGCCGGCCACCTGCTCGTCCTCGACATGTTCCCCTACCCCTCCGGCGCCGGCCTGCACGTCGGCCACCCGCTGGGCTACATCGCCACCGACGTCTACTCCCGCTACCACCGGATGCTCGGGGTCAACGTGCTGCACGCCATGGGCTACGACGCCTTCGGGCTGCCGGCCGAGCAGTACGCGGTGCAGACCGGGCAGCACCCGCGGGTGACCACCGAGGAGAACATCGTCACCATGCGCCGCCAGCTGCGGCGCCTGGGCCTCGGCTTCGACGAGCGGCGCACCTTCGCCACCATCGACCCGGACTACTACCGGTGGACGCAGTGGATCTTCCTGCAGATCTACTCCGCCTGGTACGACGAGGACGCGGTCCGCGAGGACGGCGGCCGCGGCCGCGCCCGGCCGATCAGCGAGCTGGTGACCCTCTTCGAGACCGGCGAGCGGGCCACCCCGGACGGGCGCGCCTGGGCCGAGCTGAGCGACGCCGAGCAGGCCGAGGTGCTCTCCGGCTACCGCCTCGCCTACACCCACGAGGCCCCGGTGAACTGGGCCCCCGGCCTGGGCACCGTGCTGGCCAACGAGGAGGTCACCAACGAGGGACGCTCCGAGCGCGGCAACATGCCGGTCTTCACCAAGAACCTGCGGCAGTGGATGATGCGGATCACCGCCTACGCCGACCGGCTCGCCGAGGACCTGGACCGGGTGGACTGGCCGGAGAAGGTGAAGACCATGCAGCGCAACTGGATCGGGCGCAGCGAAGGGGCCCGGGTCCGCTTCGCCGTCACCGGCCGGGACAGCCAGATCGAGGTCTTCACCACCCGACCGGACACGATCTTCGGCACCACCTTCATGGTGCTCGCCCCCGAGCACCCGCTGGTCGCCGACCTCGTGCCCGACGCCTGGCCCGAGAGCACGAAGGGGGAGTGGACCGGCGGCGCCGCCACCCCCCGCGAGGCGGTCGACGCCTACGTCGCCGCGGCCGCCCGCAAGACCGACCTGGAGCGCCAGCAGGAGGGCAAGGACAAGACCGGCGTCTTCACCGGGTCCTTCGTCACCAACCCGGTCACCGGCGAGCAGGCCCCGGTCTTCGTCGCTGACTACGTGCTCATGGGATACGGCACCGGCGCGGTGATGGGCGTGCCCGGCGAGGACGAGCGCGACTGGGCCTTCGCCGAGCGCTTCGACCTGCCGGTGATCCGCACGGTGCAGCCGCCGGCGGACCACGACATGACGACGGCCTGGACCGGTCCTGGCCCGATCATCAACAGCAGCACCGAGGAGATCTCCCTCGACGGGATGGAGATCGACGAGGCCAAGGCGGCGATGACCCGGTGGCTCACCGAGCGGGGGATCGGTGAGGCCACGGTCACCTACAAGCTGCGCGACTGGCTCTTCTCCCGGCAGCGCTACTGGGGCGAGCCCTTCCCGATCGTCTTCGACGAGGACGGGGTCAGCCACGCCGTGCCGGAGTCGATGCTGCCGGTCGAGCTGCCGGACGTGCCGGACTACTCGCCCAAGACCTTCGACCCCGAGGACGACTCCTCCGAGCCGGAGCCGCCGCTGGGCCGGGTGCAGGACTGGGTCGAGGTCGAGCTGGACCTCGGCGACGGTCCGCGGCGCTACCGGCGCGAGACCAACACCATGCCGAACTGGGCCGGCTCCTGCTGGTACTACCTGCGCTACCTCGACCCGGCCAACGCCGAGGCGCTCGTCGACCCGGCCAACGAGGAGTACTGGGTCGGGCCCCGCCCCGAGACCGTCGCCGGTGCCCCGGCCGGGGCCGTCGACCCCGGCGGCGTCGACCTCTACATCGGCGGCGTCGAGCACGCGGTGCTGCACCTGCTCTACGCCCGCTTCTGGCACAAGGTGCTGCACGACCTCGGGCACGTCACCAGCGAGGAGCCCTTCCGCCGCTACTTCAGCCAGGGCTACATCCAGGCCCCGGCCTTCACCGACCGCCGCGGCCAGTACGTGCCGGCCGCCGAGGTCGAGGAGCACCTCGGCGACGACGGCGAGCTCTCCTTCAGCTGGCAGGGTCAGCCGGTGCAGCGCGAGTTCGGCAAGATCGGCAAGTCGCTGAAGAACATGGTCAGCCCCGACGACATGTACTCCCAGTACGGCGCGGACACCTTCCGGGTCTACGAGATGTCGCTCGGGCCGCTGGAGCAGAGCAAGCCCTGGGACACCCGCGCGGTCGTCGGCAGCCAGCGCTTCCTGCAGCGGGTCTGGCGCAACGTCGTCGACGAGGAGACCGGCGAGGTCACCGTCGCCGACGTCCCGGTGCCGGCGCAGGTGGAGCCGGTGCTGCACCGGACCATCGCCGCGGTCCGCGAGGACTACGCCACCCTGGGCTTCAACACCGCCATCGCCCGGCTCATCGAGCTGAACAACGCCCTCACCAAGCTCGACGAGGTGCCGCGCGAGGCCGCCGAGGCGCTGGTGCTGATGCTCGCGCCGGTGGCACCGCACCTCGCCGAGGAGCTGTGGTCGCGGCTGGGGCACGAGCAGTCGCTGGCCACCGCCGCCTTCCCCGAGGCGGACGCGAGCAAGCTCGTCGAGGACGCCGTCACCTGCGTCATCCAGATCAAGGGCAAGGTGCGCGACCGGGTCGAGGTGCCCTCGGACATCTCCGAGGCCGACCTCGAGGCGCTGGCGCTGGCCCGGGAGAAGGTGCAGGCGGCGACCGCGGACGGGGTGCGCACGGTGATCGTGCGCGCACCGAAGCTCGTCAACGTCGTGCCCGTGTAA
- a CDS encoding DegV family protein, with protein sequence MRIAVVTDSTASLPPEDVAAAGLVVVPLHVHVGGQDHTEGEGVGGISPGEVAAALRAREEVSTSRPTPATFVEAYEQAAAKGAEAIVSVHLSAQLSGTASSAESAAGDSPVPVHVVDSGTIGMALGFGALGAAEDAAAGRPVEEVVERLRRRVAASSIRLYVDTLEHLRRGGRIGGAQALLGSALAIKPILELRDGVVEPLERVRTRGRALGRLRELAEDALADLPGWADGAGLAVQHVDARERADALAADLQPQVEEEVRIVETSAVIGAHVGPGTVGVVVSPRPQD encoded by the coding sequence ATGCGCATCGCCGTCGTCACCGACTCCACGGCCTCGCTGCCGCCGGAGGACGTGGCGGCGGCCGGGCTGGTCGTCGTCCCGCTGCACGTGCACGTCGGCGGCCAGGACCACACCGAGGGCGAAGGGGTCGGCGGCATCTCGCCGGGCGAGGTCGCCGCCGCGCTGCGCGCCCGCGAGGAGGTCTCCACCTCCCGCCCGACGCCGGCCACCTTCGTCGAGGCCTACGAGCAGGCGGCAGCGAAGGGGGCCGAGGCGATCGTCTCGGTGCACCTGTCGGCGCAGCTGTCCGGCACCGCCTCCTCGGCCGAGTCGGCGGCCGGGGACAGCCCGGTCCCGGTGCACGTCGTGGACTCGGGGACCATCGGGATGGCGCTCGGCTTCGGCGCGCTCGGTGCCGCAGAGGACGCGGCCGCGGGACGGCCGGTCGAGGAGGTCGTGGAGCGGCTGCGGCGCCGGGTGGCGGCCTCCAGCATCCGCCTCTACGTGGACACCCTGGAGCACCTGCGCCGCGGCGGGCGGATCGGCGGCGCCCAGGCGCTGCTCGGCTCGGCCCTGGCGATCAAGCCGATCCTCGAGCTGCGCGACGGGGTGGTCGAGCCGCTGGAGCGGGTCCGCACCCGCGGCCGGGCGCTGGGCCGGCTGCGCGAGCTCGCCGAGGACGCCCTGGCCGACCTGCCCGGCTGGGCCGACGGGGCGGGCCTGGCCGTGCAGCACGTCGACGCCCGGGAGCGGGCCGACGCTCTGGCTGCCGACCTGCAGCCGCAGGTCGAGGAGGAGGTGCGGATCGTCGAGACCAGCGCGGTCATCGGCGCGCACGTCGGCCCGGGAACCGTCGGGGTCGTCGTCAGCCCACGCCCGCAGGACTGA